A window from Equus caballus isolate H_3958 breed thoroughbred chromosome 8, TB-T2T, whole genome shotgun sequence encodes these proteins:
- the TXNDC2 gene encoding thioredoxin domain-containing protein 2 isoform X2: MENDKPGAPEEPEVRPDKQEGTNEESPLLQVLSSHMTLLVPEFLDSAHTQEKAFVHEAGNIQHKPAEEFEVPQPPDTFLPEQSGDISNSSAKTMQPKESDTLSSSAKSITPKQADTPNTSAKTMQADTPNSQAKTILPKQADTPNSPAKTTQADTPNSPARTMQADTPNSQAKPIPPKQADTPNSPAKTMQADTPNSRAKTISPKQADIPNSPGKTVPPKQGNTPNSPAKTIPLKQGNIPNSPAKSILRKQSNIPKFSAKTILPKQGNTPESSEGTIQPKEGDTPKSSEGTIRPKEGNTPKSSEGTIRPKEGDTPKSSEGTIQPKEGDTSKSSEGTTQLVEGDIPKPAETTVELLEADMVKVILSKEDFKLALQEAGERLVAVDFSAMWCGPCRTIKPLFRSLSVKHDDVVFLEVDADDCEELVKDLEISCIPTFQFYKKEEKVGEFCGALKEKLETVIAELK; this comes from the exons atggaaaatgataaACCTGGAGCCCCAGAAGAGCCAGAAGTGAGGCCAGACAAACAAGAAGGAACAAATGAAG AAAGTCCGTTGTTACAGGTTCTGTCCAGCCATATGACTCTCCTGGTCCCAGAGTTCTTGGACTCAGCACACACTCAGGAGAAGGCCTTTGTCCATGAGGCCGGCAACATACAACACAAGCCTGCAGAGGAGTTCGAAGTCCCACAGCCCCCAGACACGTTCCTGCCAGAGCAGAGTGGTGACATCTCcaattcctcagcaaaaaccatGCAGCCCAAGGAAAGTGACACCCTCAGTTCTTCAGCAAAAAGCATTACACCCAAGCAGGCTGACACCCCCAATACCTCAGCAAAAACCATGCAGGCTGACACCCCCAATTCCCAAGCAAAAACCATCCTGCCCAAGCAGGCTGACACTCCCAATTCCCCAGCAAAAACCACGCAGGCTGACACTCCCAATTCCCCAGCAAGAACCATGCAGGCTGACACCCCCAATTCCCAAGCAAAACCCATCCCACCCAAGCAGGCTGACACTCCCAATTCCCCAGCAAAAACGATGCAGGCTGACACCCCCAATTCCCGAGCAAAAACCATCTCACCCAAGCAGGCTGACATCCCCAACTCCCCAGGAAAAACCGTCCCACCCAAGCAGGGTAACACCCCCAATTCACCAGCAAAAACCATCCCATTAAAGCAGGGTAACATCCCCAATTCGCCAGCAAAATCCATTCTGAGAAAGCAGAGCAACATCCCCAAGTTCTCAGCAAAAACCATCCTGCCCAAGCAGGGCAACACTCCCgagtcctcagaaggaaccatCCAGCCCAAGGAGGGCGACACCCCCaagtcctcagaaggaaccatCCGGCCCAAGGAGGGCAACACCCCCaagtcctcagaaggaaccatCCGGCCCAAGGAGGGTGACACCCCCaagtcctcagaaggaaccatCCAGCCCAAGGAGGGCGACACCTCCaagtcctcagaaggaaccacTCAGCTGGTAGAAGGGGACATCCCGAAGCCGGCAGAAACAACAGTGGAGCTCCTGGAGGCTGACATGGTGAAAGTGATCCTGAGCAAGGAGGACTTCAAGCTGGCGCTccaggaggctggggagaggctgGTGGCCGTGGACTTCTCTGCCATGTGGTGTGGACCTTGCAGGACCATCAAGCCTCTTTTCCGTTCCCTGTCTGTGAAACACGACGATGTGGTGTTCCTGGAAGTGGATGCAGATGACTGCGAGGAGCTGGTGAAAGACCTCGAGATCTCTTGCATCCCAACCTTTCAGttttacaaaaaagaagaaaaggtgggGGAATTTTGTGGCGCCCTTAAGGAAAAACTCGAAACAGTCATTGCAGAATTAAAATAA
- the TXNDC2 gene encoding thioredoxin domain-containing protein 2 isoform X4, with translation MTLLVPEFLDSAHTQEKAFVHEAGNIQHKPAEEFEVPQPPDTFLPEQSGDISNSSAKTMQPKESDTLSSSAKSITPKQADTPNTSAKTMQADTPNSQAKTILPKQADTPNSPAKTTQADTPNSPARTMQADTPNSQAKPIPPKQADTPNSPAKTMQADTPNSRAKTISPKQADIPNSPGKTVPPKQGNTPNSPAKTIPLKQGNIPNSPAKSILRKQSNIPKFSAKTILPKQGNTPESSEGTIQPKEGDTPKSSEGTIRPKEGNTPKSSEGTIRPKEGDTPKSSEGTIQPKEGDTSKSSEGTTQLVEGDIPKPAETTVELLEADMVKVILSKEDFKLALQEAGERLVAVDFSAMWCGPCRTIKPLFRSLSVKHDDVVFLEVDADDCEELVKDLEISCIPTFQFYKKEEKVGEFCGALKEKLETVIAELK, from the coding sequence ATGACTCTCCTGGTCCCAGAGTTCTTGGACTCAGCACACACTCAGGAGAAGGCCTTTGTCCATGAGGCCGGCAACATACAACACAAGCCTGCAGAGGAGTTCGAAGTCCCACAGCCCCCAGACACGTTCCTGCCAGAGCAGAGTGGTGACATCTCcaattcctcagcaaaaaccatGCAGCCCAAGGAAAGTGACACCCTCAGTTCTTCAGCAAAAAGCATTACACCCAAGCAGGCTGACACCCCCAATACCTCAGCAAAAACCATGCAGGCTGACACCCCCAATTCCCAAGCAAAAACCATCCTGCCCAAGCAGGCTGACACTCCCAATTCCCCAGCAAAAACCACGCAGGCTGACACTCCCAATTCCCCAGCAAGAACCATGCAGGCTGACACCCCCAATTCCCAAGCAAAACCCATCCCACCCAAGCAGGCTGACACTCCCAATTCCCCAGCAAAAACGATGCAGGCTGACACCCCCAATTCCCGAGCAAAAACCATCTCACCCAAGCAGGCTGACATCCCCAACTCCCCAGGAAAAACCGTCCCACCCAAGCAGGGTAACACCCCCAATTCACCAGCAAAAACCATCCCATTAAAGCAGGGTAACATCCCCAATTCGCCAGCAAAATCCATTCTGAGAAAGCAGAGCAACATCCCCAAGTTCTCAGCAAAAACCATCCTGCCCAAGCAGGGCAACACTCCCgagtcctcagaaggaaccatCCAGCCCAAGGAGGGCGACACCCCCaagtcctcagaaggaaccatCCGGCCCAAGGAGGGCAACACCCCCaagtcctcagaaggaaccatCCGGCCCAAGGAGGGTGACACCCCCaagtcctcagaaggaaccatCCAGCCCAAGGAGGGCGACACCTCCaagtcctcagaaggaaccacTCAGCTGGTAGAAGGGGACATCCCGAAGCCGGCAGAAACAACAGTGGAGCTCCTGGAGGCTGACATGGTGAAAGTGATCCTGAGCAAGGAGGACTTCAAGCTGGCGCTccaggaggctggggagaggctgGTGGCCGTGGACTTCTCTGCCATGTGGTGTGGACCTTGCAGGACCATCAAGCCTCTTTTCCGTTCCCTGTCTGTGAAACACGACGATGTGGTGTTCCTGGAAGTGGATGCAGATGACTGCGAGGAGCTGGTGAAAGACCTCGAGATCTCTTGCATCCCAACCTTTCAGttttacaaaaaagaagaaaaggtgggGGAATTTTGTGGCGCCCTTAAGGAAAAACTCGAAACAGTCATTGCAGAATTAAAATAA
- the TXNDC2 gene encoding thioredoxin domain-containing protein 2 isoform X3, translating to MKVMLMVLSSHMTLLVPEFLDSAHTQEKAFVHEAGNIQHKPAEEFEVPQPPDTFLPEQSGDISNSSAKTMQPKESDTLSSSAKSITPKQADTPNTSAKTMQADTPNSQAKTILPKQADTPNSPAKTTQADTPNSPARTMQADTPNSQAKPIPPKQADTPNSPAKTMQADTPNSRAKTISPKQADIPNSPGKTVPPKQGNTPNSPAKTIPLKQGNIPNSPAKSILRKQSNIPKFSAKTILPKQGNTPESSEGTIQPKEGDTPKSSEGTIRPKEGNTPKSSEGTIRPKEGDTPKSSEGTIQPKEGDTSKSSEGTTQLVEGDIPKPAETTVELLEADMVKVILSKEDFKLALQEAGERLVAVDFSAMWCGPCRTIKPLFRSLSVKHDDVVFLEVDADDCEELVKDLEISCIPTFQFYKKEEKVGEFCGALKEKLETVIAELK from the exons ATGAAGGTGATGCTAATG GTTCTGTCCAGCCATATGACTCTCCTGGTCCCAGAGTTCTTGGACTCAGCACACACTCAGGAGAAGGCCTTTGTCCATGAGGCCGGCAACATACAACACAAGCCTGCAGAGGAGTTCGAAGTCCCACAGCCCCCAGACACGTTCCTGCCAGAGCAGAGTGGTGACATCTCcaattcctcagcaaaaaccatGCAGCCCAAGGAAAGTGACACCCTCAGTTCTTCAGCAAAAAGCATTACACCCAAGCAGGCTGACACCCCCAATACCTCAGCAAAAACCATGCAGGCTGACACCCCCAATTCCCAAGCAAAAACCATCCTGCCCAAGCAGGCTGACACTCCCAATTCCCCAGCAAAAACCACGCAGGCTGACACTCCCAATTCCCCAGCAAGAACCATGCAGGCTGACACCCCCAATTCCCAAGCAAAACCCATCCCACCCAAGCAGGCTGACACTCCCAATTCCCCAGCAAAAACGATGCAGGCTGACACCCCCAATTCCCGAGCAAAAACCATCTCACCCAAGCAGGCTGACATCCCCAACTCCCCAGGAAAAACCGTCCCACCCAAGCAGGGTAACACCCCCAATTCACCAGCAAAAACCATCCCATTAAAGCAGGGTAACATCCCCAATTCGCCAGCAAAATCCATTCTGAGAAAGCAGAGCAACATCCCCAAGTTCTCAGCAAAAACCATCCTGCCCAAGCAGGGCAACACTCCCgagtcctcagaaggaaccatCCAGCCCAAGGAGGGCGACACCCCCaagtcctcagaaggaaccatCCGGCCCAAGGAGGGCAACACCCCCaagtcctcagaaggaaccatCCGGCCCAAGGAGGGTGACACCCCCaagtcctcagaaggaaccatCCAGCCCAAGGAGGGCGACACCTCCaagtcctcagaaggaaccacTCAGCTGGTAGAAGGGGACATCCCGAAGCCGGCAGAAACAACAGTGGAGCTCCTGGAGGCTGACATGGTGAAAGTGATCCTGAGCAAGGAGGACTTCAAGCTGGCGCTccaggaggctggggagaggctgGTGGCCGTGGACTTCTCTGCCATGTGGTGTGGACCTTGCAGGACCATCAAGCCTCTTTTCCGTTCCCTGTCTGTGAAACACGACGATGTGGTGTTCCTGGAAGTGGATGCAGATGACTGCGAGGAGCTGGTGAAAGACCTCGAGATCTCTTGCATCCCAACCTTTCAGttttacaaaaaagaagaaaaggtgggGGAATTTTGTGGCGCCCTTAAGGAAAAACTCGAAACAGTCATTGCAGAATTAAAATAA
- the TXNDC2 gene encoding thioredoxin domain-containing protein 2 isoform X1: protein MENDKPGAPEEPEVRPDKQEGTNEGDANESPLLQVLSSHMTLLVPEFLDSAHTQEKAFVHEAGNIQHKPAEEFEVPQPPDTFLPEQSGDISNSSAKTMQPKESDTLSSSAKSITPKQADTPNTSAKTMQADTPNSQAKTILPKQADTPNSPAKTTQADTPNSPARTMQADTPNSQAKPIPPKQADTPNSPAKTMQADTPNSRAKTISPKQADIPNSPGKTVPPKQGNTPNSPAKTIPLKQGNIPNSPAKSILRKQSNIPKFSAKTILPKQGNTPESSEGTIQPKEGDTPKSSEGTIRPKEGNTPKSSEGTIRPKEGDTPKSSEGTIQPKEGDTSKSSEGTTQLVEGDIPKPAETTVELLEADMVKVILSKEDFKLALQEAGERLVAVDFSAMWCGPCRTIKPLFRSLSVKHDDVVFLEVDADDCEELVKDLEISCIPTFQFYKKEEKVGEFCGALKEKLETVIAELK, encoded by the exons atggaaaatgataaACCTGGAGCCCCAGAAGAGCCAGAAGTGAGGCCAGACAAACAAGAAGGAACAAATGAAGGTGATGCTAATG AAAGTCCGTTGTTACAGGTTCTGTCCAGCCATATGACTCTCCTGGTCCCAGAGTTCTTGGACTCAGCACACACTCAGGAGAAGGCCTTTGTCCATGAGGCCGGCAACATACAACACAAGCCTGCAGAGGAGTTCGAAGTCCCACAGCCCCCAGACACGTTCCTGCCAGAGCAGAGTGGTGACATCTCcaattcctcagcaaaaaccatGCAGCCCAAGGAAAGTGACACCCTCAGTTCTTCAGCAAAAAGCATTACACCCAAGCAGGCTGACACCCCCAATACCTCAGCAAAAACCATGCAGGCTGACACCCCCAATTCCCAAGCAAAAACCATCCTGCCCAAGCAGGCTGACACTCCCAATTCCCCAGCAAAAACCACGCAGGCTGACACTCCCAATTCCCCAGCAAGAACCATGCAGGCTGACACCCCCAATTCCCAAGCAAAACCCATCCCACCCAAGCAGGCTGACACTCCCAATTCCCCAGCAAAAACGATGCAGGCTGACACCCCCAATTCCCGAGCAAAAACCATCTCACCCAAGCAGGCTGACATCCCCAACTCCCCAGGAAAAACCGTCCCACCCAAGCAGGGTAACACCCCCAATTCACCAGCAAAAACCATCCCATTAAAGCAGGGTAACATCCCCAATTCGCCAGCAAAATCCATTCTGAGAAAGCAGAGCAACATCCCCAAGTTCTCAGCAAAAACCATCCTGCCCAAGCAGGGCAACACTCCCgagtcctcagaaggaaccatCCAGCCCAAGGAGGGCGACACCCCCaagtcctcagaaggaaccatCCGGCCCAAGGAGGGCAACACCCCCaagtcctcagaaggaaccatCCGGCCCAAGGAGGGTGACACCCCCaagtcctcagaaggaaccatCCAGCCCAAGGAGGGCGACACCTCCaagtcctcagaaggaaccacTCAGCTGGTAGAAGGGGACATCCCGAAGCCGGCAGAAACAACAGTGGAGCTCCTGGAGGCTGACATGGTGAAAGTGATCCTGAGCAAGGAGGACTTCAAGCTGGCGCTccaggaggctggggagaggctgGTGGCCGTGGACTTCTCTGCCATGTGGTGTGGACCTTGCAGGACCATCAAGCCTCTTTTCCGTTCCCTGTCTGTGAAACACGACGATGTGGTGTTCCTGGAAGTGGATGCAGATGACTGCGAGGAGCTGGTGAAAGACCTCGAGATCTCTTGCATCCCAACCTTTCAGttttacaaaaaagaagaaaaggtgggGGAATTTTGTGGCGCCCTTAAGGAAAAACTCGAAACAGTCATTGCAGAATTAAAATAA